TCCTGTTCAATTTTTTTGGGAACTGACGAAGGGTTTCTCCATGTGCCCTGAAGCCGGTCCGACCCTGGCGGGCGCATTGCACGTTGGGCCGGCCAGCAGTTCTTGGCGAAGCGGAGCGGCCGCGGCCGAATTACTTCGGCCGCAGCGAAGCAAGCCTTAGAACTGCCCGGCCCGAGTGCGCGAACGCCAGGGTCGGACCGGCTTCAGGGCACATGCGACGGGGCTGCAGTGACAATCAGGCCTGTGCCGGTTTTGAGGTTGTTTAAAAGCCGGTTCTGTCAGCCTGGACAGCACTTGTAATAACGCTTGACAATTTTTGGAAAAAAAGAAAAAATTATAGGTTATGTTTTTTTAAAAGCGTTGATGGGCGGCCGTTTTCGGCTGCGGGCGAAGTGAACATGGCAGTAAAGGGCAGATACAATGAATCCAATTGCAGCACAGTTAAATGAAATAATTGAGCAGGGCAACGCCCATTTGATGGAAATGCTTTCCAGCGTGGGCAGGGAGCTGTTTTTTCCAAAAGGGATCCTTTCCCAGAGTGCAGAGGCCAAACAGAAGGCCACGCGTTTGAATGCCACCATCGGTATTGCCAGACAAGGCGACAGCGCCATGGTGCTGCCTTCGGTGATGCGCTCGGTTGCCGGCCTGGCACCTGAGCAGTCCGTGACCTACGCCCCCTCCTTTGGCATACCGCAGCTGCGAAGCACCTGGCAGAAGGAAATATATGAGAAAAATCCGTCGCTTGCCGGCAAAACCGTGAGCCTGCCCGTGGTGACAAACGGGATTACCCATGCCATCAGCATTTTTGCCGATGTGTGGACAGATCCGGGTGATGTGATTGTTTTGCCCGAGATGATGTGGGGCAATTACAATATGATTTTCGGGGTGAGAAAAAAGGCGCGCATCTCCCAATACCCGATTTTTACCGAAACAGGCGGCTATAACGTGGAGGCCCTGGCCGACTGCCTGAAAAAGGAGGCCCGGGAAAACCAGAAAATCACCGTGCTGCTCAATTTCCCCCACAATCCCACGGGCTATACCCTCACGGAAACAGAAGCCGATCAGGTGGTGGCCGTGCTCACCGAACTGGCCGGGGCCGGCACCAATGTCATTGTTGTCTGCGATGACGCCTATTTCGGCTTGTTTTACGAGGACGGAATTTTAAAGGAATCGATCTTTTCCCGGCTGTGCGGATGCCATCCCCGCCTGCTGGCCGTCAAGCTCGACGGGGCCACCAAGGAAAATTATGTCTGGGGCCTGCGGGTGGGCTTTATCACTTACGGGGCGGTCATTGACGGTGATGCCGCAGAGGTCTTTGACGTCCTTGAGCGCAAAACCGCCGGGTGCGTGCGCGGCAATATTTCCAATGCCTCGCATTTGAGCCAGTCCATTGTGGTAAAATCCATGCAGGATGAAAATTACCAGGCGGAAAAGCATGACAGATACGAACTGCTCCGGGCCCGGGCCGAAACCGTGAAACAGGTACTGGCAGATCCCAAATATGATTCTGCCTGGGATGTTTATCCCTTTAACTCCGGTTATTTCATGTGCATCCGGTTAAAGACCGTGGAGGCGGAAACATTGCGGGTGCACCTGCTTGATCACTACGGGGTGGGGCTGATTGCACTGGGCAGATACGATCTGCGGGTGGCCTTTTCCTGTCTGGAAAAAGATGATATCCGCACCCTGTTTGACATTGTGCATCAGGGAATTGCGGATTTGACCCGGGATACGGGATAATCCGGGCCGGTTTGTTTGCACGGCCGCATATGCCGGAAAGAAGATAGCGTGGCACAGCAGCATCGTATTCATCAACTGGCGGTTTTGCTAAAGCAGCGGATCCGGTCTGTCAACCTTGCCCGGGCGGGCAAGTGGAGCCTTTTTTTTGTTCTCATCGGCATTATTGCCGGCACCGGCTCCATTATTTTCCAGTATCTGTGCCAGCTCGGAGCCCATGTGTTCATGGACTGGATGGCCGGTTACCGCCCCCCGCAGCCGGCCGGGGAAGGACATATCCTGCCGCCTACCGCCACGGTGTTCAATCGCTGGATTCTTTTGTTTCTGCCGGCTGTCGGCGGATTGTTAAGCGGCTGGATCGTTTACCGGTTTGCCCCGGAGGCCGAAGGCCACGGCACGGATGCAGCTATTGAGGCCTATCACCAGAAGGGCGGGTTCATGCGCTCCCGGGTACCGATTGTCAAAACGATTGCCTCGGCCATTACCCTGACCACCGGCGGTTCCGGCGGAAGGGAAGGGCCCATTGCACAGATCGGGGCGGGTTTCGGCTCTTTTATGGCCACCAAACTCAAGCTGTCGGAGCGCGAGCGCCGAATCATGCTGGCCGCAGGCATCGGCGCAGGGGTGGGCAGTATTTTCCGGGCACCGCTGGCAGGGGCGCTGTTTGCCTCGGAAGTGCTTTACAGCGACCCGGATTTTGAATCCGAGGTCATCATCCCGGCCGGAATTTCCTCGGTGGTGGCCTATTGCCTGTTCTCCCTGGTATTCGGCTGGGGCACCCTGTTTGATTCGCCCGAATTCAGGTTCCAGAACCCCCTGGAACTCGGTCCCTATATTGTTCTGGCCCTGGTGCTGTCGGTTTTGAGCCTCTGCTATGTCACATCCTTTTACGGGGTTACGGATCTGTTTAAGAAAATCCGGATTCCCAATCATGTCAAGCCGGCCATCGGCGGGATGCTAACCGGCATGGTCGGATTTTACCTGCCCTCCACCCTGGCGTTTGGCTATGGTTACGCACAGCAGGCCATTTTCAATGAACTGGCCATCTCTGTTTTGCTGGCCCTGGCCCTGGGAAAGATCCTCACCACCTCCTTTACCATCGGCTCCGGGGGCAGCGGGGGCGTGTTCGGGCCTTCAGTGGTCATTGGCGGGGCCATGGGCGGAGTGGTGGGAAAACTGTTTCACCAGCTGATCCCCGGTGTTGTCACCAGCCCAGGTGCTTTTGTGGTGGTGGGCATGGCGGGGTTTTTCACGGCCGTGTCCAACGCGCCCATTTCCACCATTATTTTTGTCAGCGAGATGACCAATTCCTATGAACTCCTTCTGCCCAGCCTGTTTGTCTGCTCCATCTGCTATGTGACATCCCGGCGCTGGAGCATTTACCGCAAGCAGGTCAAAAACCGGGTGGCATCGCCGGCCCATGCCGGAGAATTCATGGTGGACGTGCTCCAGTTGATCAAGGTGCGGGATCTGATGCACCTGGTGCGAAAGGTCCCCACCATTCCCGAGCACATGCCGTTTCAACAGTTCAAGGTGTTTTTTTCCCAGACAAAGCAGCATTATTTTCCGGTCATGGACGAGGAAAACCGTATGAGGGGGATTTTTTCAAGCACGGACATCCGGGGGGTTTTGTTTTCCCCGGAAATCGAGCACCTGGTGGTCATGCGCGATATTGCCACCTCCACCGTGGTGGCCACCACGGCTTCCGAAGATTTAAATACCGTGCTGCAAAAGATGACCACCAAAAACATTGACAGCCTGCCAGTGGTTTCCGAGGAAGACGCGCATGTACTGCTGGGCATGCTTGACAGAAGGGATGTGATTGCCTTCTACAACCGGCAGGTGCAGCGCTTAAAGGCCGGAGAACTGGGACCGCAGGGGGCATGAAGCCATTTTTTTAGTATTCCACGTCTACAAGAAACAGGCCGTGGGCCGGGGCCGTGGCACCGGCGTGGCTGCGGTCTTTGGAATCCAGGATGGCCGGCATTTCTTCCGGGGTCATTCGCCCCAGGCCCGTTTCAACCAGGGTACCCAGGATGTTTCTGACCATGTAGCGGAGAAATCCGTTTGCGGTGATTTCAAAGATGATCTGCGGGTCTTTGGCATCTGTAAGAAACCGGGCCGTAGAAATTGTCCGGATGCTGTGGGATCTGGGGCTGCCGGTGTTTTCAAATGCGCCAAAATCATGGGTGCCTTTGACATGCCGGGCGGCCTGCACCATGGCTTTAATGTCTATGGGTTTTGCAATGTGCCAGGCATACTGCCGGCCGATGGCCGGGGCCAGGGGGCGGTTTAAGATATAGTAACGATAGGTTTTCTGCCTGACATCATAGCGGGCGTGAAAGGTCTCTGATTCGCGGGTGCAGGAACGGATGACAATGTCTTCGGGCAGCAGGCTGTTTAGCCCGGAGAAAAAAGCATCCGGCGTGAGGCGGGTCTGGCAGCGGAAATGGGCGCTTTGGCCCAGGGCGTGCACCCCTGCATCTGTCCGGCCCGATCCCGTGACCCGGACGGGCTGGCGGGTCATGGTAAAAAGGGCTTTTTCAATTTGGCCCTGGATGGTGCGACCGGTTTTCTGGATCTGCCAGCCGTTGAAATCCGTGCCGTCGTATTCCACAATGAGTTTGAAGGTCTGCATAAAAACAATTTCTAATCCGGATCAAACCGGATTGCAAGGGATATAGAAGGAGCGATGCCAATGGTTAAGGGATTTCGCGCGGCAGCCGTATGTGCGGGGTTAAAGAAAAACGGAAAAAAGGACCTGGCCCTGATTGTCTCGGATCCCCCTGCTGCCGCAGCCGGGGTGTTTACCCAAAACCGGGTCCAGGCCGCACCTGTGCGCCTTGACAAGCAGCGCCTGAGCAGCGGGGTGTGCCGGGCCATTATTGTCAACAGCGGCAATGCCAACTGCTGTACCGGCGATCAGGGCATGGAAGATGCCCGCGCCATGACCCGGCTGGCCGCAGAAGCCATCAACGCTGATGATGCGCATGTTATGGCCGCCTCCACGGGTGTGATCGGCCAACCCCTGAACATGGACAAAATCCGGGCTGCCGTACCCGGTCTTGCGGGCGGGCTTTCTCCGGATGGGTTTGAGGCGGCAGCCGAGGCCATTATGACCACAGATACCCGGCCCAAACTGGTTTCCGGGCAGGGGCAGATGGGGGAAAAAACCTACAGCCTGGCGGCCATGGCCAAGGGCTCGGGCATGATCCGGCCGGACATGGCCACCATGCTTTGCTTTGTGTGCACGGATCTTGAAATCGCGGCTGTGGATCTGCAGCAGGCCCTGGTTTCTGCAAACGAGGCTTCTTTTAACCGCATCACAATAGACGGAGATACCAGCACCAATGACACGGTGCTGGTGCTGGCAAACGGCCAGAGCGGAGCGCAGGCAAAAACGCCTGCGGATTTGCGGGCGTTTGCTGAATTGCTGGAAAATGTCCTGGGAAAACTGGCCCGAATGATCGTAGAAGACGGGGAGGGGGCCACCAAGTGCGTGGAAATTTCCGTGATCAATGCAGAGTCCCGGGAAAATGCCCGGCAGATGGCCGATACCGTGGCCAATTCCAGCCTGGTGAAAACCGCTTTTTTTGGCGAGGACGCCAACTGGGGCCGGATCATTGCGGCTCTGGGCCGGGCCGGGGTAAAATTTGACCCGGACGCCGTGGATATCTGGTTTGATGACGTGAAAATTGTGGAAAAGGGCATGGGCTGCGGTGATACGGCCGAGGCCGCGGCCACTGAAGTGCTGCGGAAAAAAACCTTTGTTGTTACCATTGACGTGAAATCCGGCTCGCAGCAGGCCGCGGTGCTCACCTGTGATTTTTCCGTGGATTACGTGAAAATCAACGCGGATTACCGGTCCTGATCATGGCACCCAAAGAGGAAAAAAAACGGGTCCGCCTCCAGAAGTTTATGGCTGATGCCGGTATCTGCTCCCGCCGGAGGGCGGAAGATTATATCCGAAAGGGCTTGGTGCAGGTAAACGGGCAAACGGTTACCCAAATGGGCACCACCGTGGATCCGGATACCGATCGGGTGGAAGTATCCGGCAAACCCGTTGTCCCGGCCCGGCAGGAGGTATATATCATGCTCAACAAGCCTGCGGGCTATATCTGCTCCTGCAGCCAGCCGGGCCGGAAAATCGTGCTGGATCTGGTTGATGTGGATCAGCGGGTCTTTCCCGTGGGCCGGCTGGATCGCGATTCCACGGGTCTGGTTTTGCTCACCAGCGACGGCCGGATTCATCATCGCCTGGCCCACCCGTCATTTGACCATGAAAAGCAATATGAGGTGGCAGTCGACCGACCGGTTTCTGATGCAAAACTCGATGAGCTGCGCTGCGGGGTGAAGCTGTCCGACGGCATGACCCGGCCGGCAGAGGTACTGCGCCATGGCGAAAAAAGTTTTGACATCACCCTGCAGGAAGGCCGCAACCGGCAGATCCGGCGCATGGCCGAGGCCGTGGGCTGCAAGGTGGTCCGCCTGCACAGAATCCGCATGGGCCCGGTTTGGCTAAAGGATCTGCCACCCGGTCAGTGGCGCCACCTGACAGAGGCAGAACAGCGGAAGTTGCTCAATTCCTGCGGCCTGTAGTCGGTGGTCAGTGGTCGGCGATCAGCAGACTGACTGCTGACCACCGATTACTGTGAACTTCCCGGATCCTCTTCCCGCAGTTCCTGGTGCTTGATATTCAACCCTTCGGCGATGAATATGACCTGTTCACCGATGTTGGTGGAAAGATCCGCCACTCTTTCCATGCACCGCGAAATGATGATGGTCTGGATGGAGCGGCGGGTTTTGATGCGCCTGCTGTCAATGGCCGGAGCGTCGGCAACAATGAGTTCAATGAGGCTTTTTAGTACCTGTACGGTGGACTCGTCTGCCTGGTCATCCATCCTGCGTATCTCCCGTGCGGTTTGCACATCCATGTCGCGAAACGACATGATGGCTTGCTTCAGCATTTGCCGGCTTGTCTCAATAAGACTTTCCATTGCTGATGTCTTTTCAAGCGGGGGGTGCTGGCACAGAAAAATTGTCCGCTCGGCGATATTTACCGCCTGGTCGGCTATGCGTTCGAGCTCGTTGCTGATTTTCATGTTGCCGATGATCATGCGCAAATCCTTTGCCATGGGCTGTTCCAGGGCAAGCAGGCGCAGGGACTGTTTGTCCACTTCCAGTTCAATGCTGTTTATTTTTTTGTCTCCGTCAATAACTTCCTGGGCCAGTTCGGTATCCCGGTTTTTATAGGCCCTGGTGGCTCTTTCATAAGCATCCTGGCAATGGGCGGCCATGTTTAAGACTGTTATTTTTAGCTTTTCAAGCTCCTGGTGAAAATGCAGCCGTTCCATCTATCCTCCTTGTTATCCGAACCGTCCGGTGATGTAGTCTTCGGTCTGTTTAAGGCCGGGCCGGGTAAACAAAGTTTCCGTATCTCCGGACTCAATCAGCTTTCCCATGTAGAAAAACGCGGTTATATCCGATACCCGGGCCGCCTGCTGCATGTTGTGGGTAACGATTATGATGGTGAATCTTTTCTTTAGTTCATGGATCAGGTCCTCGATCTTCTGTGTGGCGATCGGGTCCAATGCCGAGGCGGGCTCGTCCATGAGAAGAACTTCGGGTTCCACCGCCAGGGCGCGGGCAATGCAGAGCCGCTGCTGCTGCCCTCCTGAAAGCCCCAGGGCCGACTGGTTGAGCCGGTCTTTTATCTCGTCCCACAGGGCTGCCTGCTTGAGGTTCCATTCAACTTTTTCCCTTAAAAGACGTTTGTCTTTTATGCCGTTTACCCGCAGGCCGTAGGCCACGTTGTCAAAAACGGTTTTCGGAAAAGGGTTGGGCTTTTGAAACACCATGCCAACCCGCCGTCGCAGGCTGACCACGTCCACCGAGGGGGAGTAAATATTTTCGCTGTCAAGAAGTATTTCGCCTTCGGCCCGGGTTGCCGGTATCAGGTCGTTCATGCGGTTTAAGCACCTTAGGAAAGTACTTTTTCCGCACCCCGAGGGGCCGATCAATGCAGATACCTGGTTTTTCCGCAATTCCAGGTTGATGTCTTCAAGAGCTTTGAAATCCCCGTAATAAAAATTAAGGCTGTTTACCTGAAATTTTGCCTGCTCCGTCATGTCTGGTCCAGTCCTTTTTGTTTATTGCCGCAACCACCGGTGTTGCTGTCTACATCTTCCGGGCCCTGTTCTGCCCTGGGAAGGGTAAAAAAGAACACGCTTCCCCTGTCCGCGCCCTCTGGCGGGCTTTGGACCCATATCCGGCCGTGCATAACCGATACCGCGTGCTTACATATGGAAAGACCGAGACCCGTGCCGCCTGTGGTCCGGCTTCGTTCCTTGTCGATCCTGTAGAATCTTTCAAATATCCTGTCTTTGTGCTGTTCGGCAATCCCGGGACCCTGATCCCGGATGCCGAAAATGATTTCCCGGTCCTTTGTTTCGCAGAACACTTCCACGGTACCGCCGGAGGGCGAATATCGTACAGCGTTGTCCAGAAGGTTTCTGACCACCCTGTTTAAAGCCGCTTCATCAGCCTTTACCATCACCGGCGGGGTTATGCTGTTTTCGAGTTTTATGTGTTTTTCTCCGGCCATGGGCTTGCAGATTTCCGTGGCGGATTGAAAAACACCGGCTGCATCCAGGGGCAGAAGATTGAGTCCCGCAGGTCTTTCCTCCAGGCGGGTTAACGCCAGCAGGTCGTTTACGATAGTTGTCATCTGCTCGGTATTTTTTCTGATGGTCAAAAGAAATGATTCCGCCTGTGCGTCCAGAGAAAAATCCCCGGATGCAAGGGTTTCCACATATCCCTTTATGGATGTAAGCGGGGTTTTTAACTCATGAGAGACATTTGCCACAAAATCGCGCCGGATTTTTTCCAGGCGCCTGTGAGTGCTTATATCGTAGAAAACGATCAATGCCCCGCCTTCGGGTATTTTCAGGGCATAGACTTCGTAATAGCGCTCGTCTTCTGCCGAAACGGTAAGGCTGCATTCTTGTTCACCGCCAAGAATCCTGTTGCATGCCTCCTGAACTTCGCTGTTGAGCAGAACTTCCAGGGGGCGTTTTCCTATGCACGAAAGCCTGCATTCCGCGATATCTCCCATGGCCCGGTTAATGCTTTTGATTCTGCCCGCCCGGTCCAGGAGCATCACACCTTCGCGCATGTTTTCAACGATAGCCTCCATCTCAGTGTTCTGCTCTGAGATGACCTCCATCTGTTCGTGTATCCTGTCAGCGGTTTCGTTGAGCGTTACAGAGAGATCGTAGAACTCCCGGCCTGAATCCATTATGTAATGATGGGAAAAATCTCCGGACGCGACTGACTTTAACCTGTCCATTACCCTGTGTATGGGTTTTTCCAGTTTTCTTGCCAGATACAGACTTACCAGGAAGGCCACTGCCGCAATAAGTGCCATTCCCGCCCAAAATCGCCGGGTATAGGAATTGAGCCTGTTCTCAACAGAAGAGACAGGGTATGCGGCACGAAGGTACAGGGGTTGTTTTTCTTCAGGCGTACGGATCTGCTTGGCCGCGTAGATAAGGTTGCGCCGGATCGTGGCGGAATAGCGCATGCTTACAGCCGGCTGCCCGCTTTTTCCGGTCTCAAGGATCTCCTCCCTGTCTGCGTGGTTTTCCATGTATCTGAGTTCGTCAAAACGTACCGAGGAGTCGGCAATGACTTTTCCGCCGGGTTTTATAACGGTTATTCTATAGCCCAGCCTTTCGGCCATGGCGCCGCACCACCGGTCCAGTTGCTCGTTGTTTTCAAATGGGGCGTCTTTTTTAAGCGTCCATTCCAGAAATTCGAGCTGTTCAAGGGCGTTTTCCCTGGATTCCTTCAAAATTTCGCTTTTTAAGGCCGTGTAGAAGTAAATGCCCGGCAGGACAACCGCAATGGCAAGCACTGCGCAGAATGCCAGAAAAAGCCTGTTTCTGAACTTCATGTATTTCATTTAATTTTCCCTGAACCGGTAGCCCACGCCCCGGACCGTTTCAATGTCGTCGGCATAGGGCTCGATTTTCTGTCTGAGCCGCCTTATATGCGTGTCAACGGTTCTGTGATAGCCCTCGAACTGATATCCCCAGACCCGGTCTAGCAGAATGTCTCTTGAGCGGACTCTCCCCCTGTTTTTAAGCAGGTCAAACAGAAGGTTGAACTCCGTTACAGTCAGGTGTAGCTCTCTGTCCCCGATCCGGATCCTGTAGTTTTCAGGCTCCAGTACCATGTCTTTGTGACGCAGAAGGTTTTCTTCGTCTGCCTCCTGCGGCGGGGCGTGGCGTCTTAGCACAGCCTTTATGCGAAGCATAAGCTCCCTTGGTGAAAAAGGCTTTACAATGTAGTCGTCCGCCCCCAGCTCAAAACCCACTATCCTGTCTACTTCCTCGCCTTTGGCTGTAAGCATAATAACCGGTATGTTTTGGGTGTCCTGATTGCGTTTGAGTGTTTTGCAAACTTCCAGGCCGTCTGTGCCGGGCAGCATCAGATCCAGGATCACCATGCAGGGGTGTTCGCGGATGGCGGCTTCAAGGCCTTCATCCCCGCTGCTTTCCTTTAGGGCGCGGAAGCCCTCGTGTTCCAGATGCCAGGCGATCAGGTTTAAAATGTCGGTGTCATCTTCAATGACCAGTATGGTCTCTTGCATGGTTTTTACTTTCAGGCCCGTGACCGGTGAATTACAGAATAAGATGGATAAGCCTGTAAAAAGTCTTTTTTACAGGGCATTTATAGTTTTAAGTTTGAAGTGATTAAGTGTTAAGTAAAATCGATATGTTATCTTTTTATTGGTTGTCGGTTATAGAAGCTTCCGAACTTTTAATCGTGCAATCAAGAATAACCTCTGGGAAAAAAGTTTTACAGTTTTTTCTGCAGTCTGTTTCGGATGATAATGGCAGCCAGGTTCAGGCCCAGGACCAGAAACATAAGCACCAGCGCTGTCCCGTACTGCAGGGGCCTTGTCTTGTCTATGCTGGTGCCCGCAGTTGCCAGAACGTATATATGATAAGGCATGACCATGATCTCATCAAAAATGGATGACGGCAGTTTGCCCGTGTAATAAACAGCAGCAGTAAACATGATCGGCGCGGTCTCACCTGCCGCCCGGCTGACACCCAGTATGAATCCCGTAAGCATGCCCGGAAGAGCTGCGGGCAGGACCATCTTGTATATGGTCTGCCATTTTGTGGCGCCCAGGGCAAGGGAGGCCTCCCTGTAGGACTGGGGGATGCTTCGCAGGGACTCTTCCGCGGATCCGATGATCAGGGGGAGGATAAATGCCCCCAGGGTCAGCGCCCCCGCAAGCAGACTGACTCCCATGCCAAGCAGGATAACAAAAAATCCCAGGCCGAAAAGACCGTAAACCACGGAAGGGACCCCTGCAAGGTTGATAATTCCCATGCGGAGAATCCGGGTCCACCTGCCTTCGCCTGCAAACTCGTTTAGATATATTGCGGTGCCCACCCCGAGCGGGAAGGCCACCAGAATGGCCCCCAGGCTTATGTATATCGTGCCGAGTATGCAGGGAAGGATGCCCCCCTCGGTCATTGATTCTCTGGGCATCTGGGTCAGAAATTCCCAGCTTATGGCGCTGATGCCGTTTATTGCGATAAAACCGATAAATACAGCCAGGACCAGTACATTGATATAGCTTGCACCCCTGAACAGGGTAAAAGCCATGCCTTGGGAGAATTTTCGCTTATAGAGCGGTTTCATTATTCCTCCGGGTTTCTCCGGGTGTCCTTATAGATTGGCCTCGCCCACCTGCTTGTGTTTTTCCGACAGCCAGGAAGCGATGAGGTTGAAGACAAAAGTGAATACAAAAAGTACCAGCCCTATGGCAAACAAGGCATGATAATGATGGCTCTGAAACGGTGCCTCCCCCATTTCAGCCGCGATGCTTGCAGGCATGGGCCGCACCGGGTCAAATACGGATTCAGGTATCATGGCCGCGCCGCCTGCCACCATGAGCACTACCATGGTTTCGCCTATGGTCCTTGCTATTCCCAGCACAACCGCGGTGGTGATTCCCGCAAGAGAGGCGGGAAGAATGACCCGGGAAATGGTCTCCCAGTGGGTGGCCCCCAGGGCCATGGAGCCTTCTTTTACATGAGCGGGAACACTGTATATGGCGTCCTCTGATATGCTGGCGATGGTGGGCACTGCCATGAATGCCAGCATAATCGAGGCATTGAAGATATTCAGCCCGGTGTTTAGGTCCAGCAGGTTTTGCAGAAACGGTGCCATGACCACCATTCCGAAAAAACCAATGACCACCGTGGGCAGCCCCTCGATGAGTTCGATTACCGGTTTGAGTATCGAGCGGGTCCTGGGGTGTGCAATTTCCGCCAGGTAGATGGCGGTGCATACACCCACGGGAATGGCAATAAGCGAGGACAGGCCAACCACGCACAGGGATCCGACGATCAGTGAGAAAATCCCGTAATCTGCGGGATCATAGGTGGGATACCATTGGGTTCCAAAGATAAAATCCACCACTGAAACCACCTCGAAAATCGGCAGCCCTTCTTTTACAAGAAAGAGGAAGATCAAAAGCAGGATAATTACCCCGCTTGCTCCCACAAGAAGGAAAAACCCGTGTACCAGTTTTTCCCTTTGCCAGCTCTGCAGGCCCATGTTGTTTCCCTGTTTGGTTTTGTGCGGTTTGTGAAGTTGTCCATTAACGGCATTAAGGGAGTGCAGATGGGAACCTGCACTCCCTTTTTATCTCAGGAATTGATGCATTTTTTTTAATACAGGGGCACGTAACCGACGTTTTCAGCCAGCGGCTGACCCTTCTCGGGATGCAGTGCAAAGTTGATAAATTTCAGCGCTGTGCCCGAGGGCCACCCGTCGGTGAAGTAATAGAGATACCGGGAGACAGGAAATTCTCCTGAAGCCGTGGTTTCGGGTGTACCCTCCACCCCGTCGATTTTGACGTTTTTAAGGTCTTCGTCCAGGTAGCCGATCCCTATGTAGCCGATTGCATAGGGATTGCCTTTTACGGTTTCCACGGCTGCTCCGTTGGAGGCCACGGTCTGTGCCCTGGGCGTAACCCTGTCGCCCTTAAGGATGATGTCTCCCCAGACCCCGTATGTGCCCGAGGATGAATCCCTGGAAACCAGTGTGATTCTGCGGTCAGTGCCGCCCACTTCCTTCCAGTTGGTTATGTCTCCGTTATAGATGCCTCTGAGCTCTTCCAGGCTCAGGTCGTCTACCGGGTTGTCCGGGTTTACAACCGGGATGATGCTGTCTAATGCCACTCCGAACGGAACCGGGTAATGCCCGTTTTCAACCGCCCTTTTGACCTCTTCGTCTTTGATGAAACGGGATGCCTGGCAGATATCGGTGGTACCGTCGATAAGGGCTTTTATGCCGTTGCCCGAGCCGCCTCCGGATATGGAGATGTTAACATCCGGATACTTTTCCATGAAGGCCTCTGCCACTTTCTGGGTTACGGGCAGAACAGTCGTGGAGCCCTTGATTGTGAGTTTTTCGGCAGACCACGCCTGTGTCGTGCCCAGGGTAAGCCCCATAATGAAAACCAGCATGATCATCAACAGTCTTTTCATAAGATCCTCCTTAAATGTTTTTGATTCATTTTTTCGGCTGCGCCGGCAACTTTTTTTGCAGCGCAGGGTCTTTCTGCATGTGCAAGCAAACAATAACCCCGCTTTGCTACAGGTTCATGGCTGATATGTTACGATTCTGTTACGATTTTTCGGGCGTCCTTGCCCTTTTTTGATGCAGCCGGTCTCATGTGCCTGCTGAACCGAATCTATTAATAAGTTAAAACTGAAAAGGCCTTCGCGCCCGCAAGCTGAAAAAATTTTTTGAATTGTCATAAAAACGTCACCTTTTCTCCGCTGAATCGACAATGTCGTCGGCTATACCCGCCACTGAAAGTGAAAACACAAACGTCAAATCACAAAAAAAGGAGAAAAGGAAATGAAGCGTTTGAATCGGTTAGCAGGACCATTGAGCAGGGCCGGGGCGATATTATTGACATCGTTCGCCTGTGTTTTCGCATTCGCTGCAGGGCCCGCTGCAGCGGAGAAAAGTACCACGGAGGAGATTCTGGATATCCTGAAACAAGGAGATCACATTTCAGATTCCCGGTATGAGGAGCTCACACAGAGGGTAAAAGGCGGAAAAAGCCGTTATGACGTGAAGTTCGGCGGGCGCATCATG
The window above is part of the Desulfosalsimonas propionicica genome. Proteins encoded here:
- the pstC gene encoding phosphate ABC transporter permease subunit PstC, which produces MGLQSWQREKLVHGFFLLVGASGVIILLLIFLFLVKEGLPIFEVVSVVDFIFGTQWYPTYDPADYGIFSLIVGSLCVVGLSSLIAIPVGVCTAIYLAEIAHPRTRSILKPVIELIEGLPTVVIGFFGMVVMAPFLQNLLDLNTGLNIFNASIMLAFMAVPTIASISEDAIYSVPAHVKEGSMALGATHWETISRVILPASLAGITTAVVLGIARTIGETMVVLMVAGGAAMIPESVFDPVRPMPASIAAEMGEAPFQSHHYHALFAIGLVLFVFTFVFNLIASWLSEKHKQVGEANL
- a CDS encoding phosphate ABC transporter substrate-binding protein, with translation MKRLLMIMLVFIMGLTLGTTQAWSAEKLTIKGSTTVLPVTQKVAEAFMEKYPDVNISISGGGSGNGIKALIDGTTDICQASRFIKDEEVKRAVENGHYPVPFGVALDSIIPVVNPDNPVDDLSLEELRGIYNGDITNWKEVGGTDRRITLVSRDSSSGTYGVWGDIILKGDRVTPRAQTVASNGAAVETVKGNPYAIGYIGIGYLDEDLKNVKIDGVEGTPETTASGEFPVSRYLYYFTDGWPSGTALKFINFALHPEKGQPLAENVGYVPLY